The following coding sequences lie in one Candidatus Abyssobacteria bacterium SURF_5 genomic window:
- a CDS encoding SDR family oxidoreductase, with protein MAHALELFKLDGKVAVVTGGSRGLGFHAAEGLAEAGADVAICSRSVSASLDEAVEKLRKTGRNCMAFECNITKEDEVAALAKNVKEHYGRCDILVNNAGIGTVVPSTDMSAGDWTNMMNTNLLGAFLCCQQFGRFMIEQNSGCIINFSSENGQVGFAVGMAAYATSKIGLVGLTRSLAVEWGKHNIRVNAILPGNMEEGMMETLKDKESFLYQLWGEKMLGLIPLNSFGTGDDIKGAVVFLASDAARYISGAKIVVDGGFTINAGI; from the coding sequence ATGGCACACGCACTCGAACTGTTCAAACTTGACGGCAAAGTGGCGGTGGTAACCGGCGGCAGCCGCGGGCTCGGCTTCCATGCGGCGGAAGGATTGGCCGAGGCGGGCGCCGATGTCGCCATTTGCAGCCGCAGCGTATCGGCATCGCTCGACGAAGCCGTCGAGAAATTAAGGAAGACCGGCCGCAACTGCATGGCGTTCGAATGCAACATCACGAAAGAGGATGAGGTCGCCGCTCTCGCGAAGAACGTGAAAGAGCACTACGGCAGATGCGACATTCTCGTTAACAATGCCGGCATCGGCACCGTTGTTCCTTCGACCGACATGAGCGCCGGCGACTGGACCAACATGATGAATACGAATCTGCTCGGCGCGTTTCTCTGCTGTCAGCAATTCGGCAGATTCATGATCGAGCAGAATTCCGGCTGCATCATCAACTTTTCGAGCGAGAACGGGCAGGTCGGGTTTGCTGTCGGGATGGCCGCGTATGCAACGTCAAAGATCGGGCTCGTCGGGCTGACGCGCTCGCTCGCGGTTGAATGGGGCAAACACAATATCCGCGTCAACGCCATTCTCCCCGGCAACATGGAAGAGGGAATGATGGAAACGCTCAAGGACAAGGAGAGTTTCCTGTATCAGCTCTGGGGGGAGAAGATGCTCGGCCTGATCCCGCTCAACTCTTTCGGGACGGGCGACGATATCAAGGGCGCCGTCGTGTTTCTCGCCTCCGACGCCGCGCGCTACATTTCCGGCGCGAAAATCGTGGTGGACGGCGGCTTCACCATCAACGCAGGGATTTAG
- a CDS encoding DUF1328 domain-containing protein: MLAWVVVFLIIALVAALFGFTGIVAAAAGIARILFFIFIVLFVIALIAQLVR, from the coding sequence ATGCTTGCATGGGTAGTTGTTTTCCTTATCATAGCTCTGGTCGCCGCTCTCTTCGGATTCACCGGAATCGTCGCTGCCGCCGCAGGGATCGCGCGAATTCTGTTCTTCATTTTCATCGTGCTGTTCGTCATCGCGCTGATAGCGCAATTAGTGCGATGA